A genomic region of Notamacropus eugenii isolate mMacEug1 chromosome 3, mMacEug1.pri_v2, whole genome shotgun sequence contains the following coding sequences:
- the TESPA1 gene encoding protein TESPA1, whose product MEGSVLSPTSWEKRRAWLQKTHNWQTQILEEEAAAVLQDVPDPEPPNLDDVFLEESPTNKIEDWLQDCGSSEEGFPEEPGLSIHSGCPSHEASFEDDLTLGAEAILLASNGKLLSRSFLETTRPEHILNLGCSMASSNMTSGTNKTSSSISEILDKVREDAEDVLFSLGFAQDNHRDTARIPARFFTTPSQAKGIDFQVFLKAQVRRIEMEDPCLMLASRFKQVQTLATTADAFFCLYSYVSKTPVQKFMPSQLFWPSAADAPLIRVLPPEPEARSPVERLRRAVSKMCLYTTPRDVPSPPCASTTRNSLDQVVWEVMDKVREDRLALQVESGGKATSDLCSRAEAQWGIPSPLQTEELIPKSSYCRDTGKKEPVDKGDLEEERDTKWGNTHIAIQPPTVFTPHIWKASTPQPFHCTDTEMAKSQTRGDLEWKTEAKEQKTWNRERELWGQQSKEETHLSKYQDVNSSLEPCRGQRYHGGTKGQARRRLFQRNYQGIKGRRISSLEQASTEEELGKRSVGSVQPHNTPQRFTEEQQDSMDLEEVPSNSDEEGNNCSSEPVCPCSLPLGTSGWKPRGFLLHTSSTHSDSSGFIEEQPLLPPPSLN is encoded by the exons ATGGAGGGTTCCGTTCTCAGCCCCACATCCTGGGAAAAGCGACGGGCATGGCTGCAGAAGACCCACAACTGGCAGACACAGATTCTAGAGGAGGAGGCAGCAGCTGTCTTGCAAGATGTTCCAGACCCTGAGCCCCCCAACCTGGATGATGTCTTCTTGGAAG AGAGTCCCACAAATAAGATTGAAGATTGGCTTCAGGACTGTGG ATCCTCAGAGGAAGGGTTTCCTGAAGAGCCTGGCCTGTCCATCCATAGTG GATGTCCCAGTCATGAAGCCAGTTTCGAGGATGACCTCACCTTGGGAGCAGAGG CAATTCTGTTAGCATCCAATGGTAAACTCCTTTCCAG GAGTTTCCTGGAGACAACCAGGCCAGAACATATACTCAACCTTGGCTGCAGTATGGCATCTAGCAACATGACCAGTGGGACCAATAAGACTAGTTCAAG cATCTCAGAGATTCTGGACAAAGTCCGGGAGGATGCAGAGGATGTCCTCTTCAGTCTGGGCTTTGCTCAAGACAATCATAGAGACACAGCTCGGATTCCTGCCCGCTTCTTCACCACCCCCTCACAGGCAAAGGGCATTgactttcaggtcttcctgaaggCTCAGGTGCGAAGGATAGAGATGGAGGACCCCTGCTTGATGCTGGCCA GTCGGTTTAAGCAGGTGCAAACACTGGCCACCACCGCTGATGCCTTTTTCTGCCTCTACTCCTATGTGTCCAAGACTCCTGTCCAGAAGTTCATGCCATCCCAATTGTTCTGGCCCAGTGCTGCCGATGCACCTCTCATCCGGGTCCTTCCCCCAGAACCTGAGGCCCGATCCCCTGTGGAGCGCCTTCGGAGAGCAGTATCCAAGATGTGCCTGTATACAACTCCTCGAGATGTACCATCTCCACCTTGTGCTTCAACTACAAGAAATAGTCTAGATCAAGTGGTATGGGAGGTGATGGACAAGGTGAGAGAAGATAGGCTTGCTCTCCAGGTGGAATCAGGAGGAAAGGCTACCTCAGACCTCTGCTCCAGAGCAGAGGCTCAGTGGGGGATTCCATCACCTCTCCAAACTGAAGAACTTATCCCTAAGTCCTCCTACTGCAGAGATACAGGGAAGAAAGAACCTGTGGACAAGGGAGatctggaagaagagagagacactAAATGGGGTAACACCCACATTGCCATCCAGCCTCCTACAGTGTTCACTCCACACATTTGGAAGGCATCTACTCCACAGCCCTTCCATTGCACAGACACTGAGATGGCAAAGTCACAGACCAGAGGGGATCTGGAGTGGAAAACAGAGGCAAAGGAACAGAAGACTTGGAATAGAGAAAGAGAACTATGGGGCCAGCAATCCAAAGAGGAGACACATTTAAGCAAGTATCAGGATGTCAACAGTTCCCTGGAGCCTTGCAGGGGGCAGAGGTATCATGGAGGGACAAAAGGACAAGCAAGAAGACGACTGTTCCAAAGGAACTACCAAGGTATCAAAGGGAGGAGAATCAGTTCCTTAGAACAAGCCAGCACTGAAGAAGAGTTGGGGAAGAGGTCAGTAGGATCAGTTCAGCCCCACAACACCCCCCAGAGGTTCACTGAAGAGCAGCAGGACTCCATGGATTTGGAGGAG GTACCTAGCAACAGTGATGAAGAAGGCAACAACTGCTCCAGTGAACCTGTGTGTCCCTGCTCATTACCCCTTGGCACCTCTGGATGGAAGCCCAGGG GCTTTCTCCTTCACACCAGCAGCACCCACTCAGACAGCAGTGGCTTCATAGAAGAACAGCCTCTCCTACCCCCCCCATCACTCAACTGA